One genomic region from Spirosoma sp. KCTC 42546 encodes:
- a CDS encoding DUF4833 domain-containing protein — protein MQQALSFRTKIQFGIYTVINPIVRLLIRLGLTPNMITTIGLVLNIGVAGIFILGAQQGNRGDLSYVGWAGALVLFAGLFDMLDGQVARLGKMSSLYGALFDSVLDRYSELIMFLGICYYLIAQHYFLGSLFAFIALIGSMMVSYIRARAEGLGIECKGGLMQRPERVITIGVSALACGCLAPLLGPDFKVYVPGIPVHVFETMSIFTLPLTLMAFMTNITAYKRLTDSQKALTQKEKSASLPGGALVLVLLLLAPSFSQSAVPKKLTSDHDQPITSFPVPKNIPNQLFYLQRDPNSNTIICALNVKNGQLDKQDPVHVFWIRYTEESQQKELSYIQRTFAYGIKARALSNQEYELNFVSYKKLPLRLAKSERDAGYYVYANVNQKKVILRRLYLHIEGGTMWKPNVKYIQVEGINASTGESTVERIMV, from the coding sequence ATGCAACAGGCACTTTCGTTTCGCACAAAAATTCAATTCGGGATTTATACGGTCATCAATCCCATCGTTAGATTACTAATTCGGTTAGGGCTAACACCAAACATGATCACAACCATTGGTCTGGTGTTAAACATAGGCGTAGCGGGTATCTTCATTCTGGGGGCTCAGCAAGGCAACCGGGGCGATTTAAGCTATGTTGGCTGGGCCGGAGCGCTGGTACTGTTTGCCGGTTTATTTGATATGCTGGATGGACAGGTAGCGCGTCTGGGTAAGATGAGTTCGCTATATGGTGCGCTTTTCGATTCGGTACTGGATCGTTATAGTGAACTGATCATGTTTCTGGGTATTTGTTATTACCTGATTGCCCAGCATTACTTTTTGGGTTCGTTGTTTGCATTTATTGCGCTGATCGGTTCCATGATGGTCAGCTACATTCGCGCCCGGGCCGAGGGCTTAGGCATCGAGTGCAAAGGCGGTCTTATGCAGCGCCCCGAACGGGTCATAACCATTGGCGTGTCGGCGCTGGCATGCGGCTGTCTGGCCCCTCTACTCGGGCCTGACTTTAAAGTATATGTGCCGGGAATTCCTGTGCATGTTTTTGAAACGATGTCCATTTTTACGCTACCCTTAACGCTCATGGCGTTTATGACGAATATAACGGCCTATAAGCGGTTGACGGATTCCCAAAAAGCACTTACGCAAAAAGAAAAGTCAGCCTCTTTGCCGGGTGGTGCTCTGGTTTTGGTGCTCTTACTCCTGGCTCCTTCGTTTAGCCAGTCGGCAGTTCCGAAGAAGTTGACGTCTGACCACGATCAGCCAATAACCAGCTTTCCGGTACCTAAAAATATTCCTAACCAGTTGTTTTACCTTCAGCGAGACCCGAATTCAAATACGATTATCTGTGCGCTGAATGTAAAAAATGGCCAGTTGGATAAGCAGGACCCCGTTCATGTTTTCTGGATTCGCTATACCGAAGAAAGTCAGCAGAAGGAGCTTTCGTACATTCAACGTACGTTTGCGTATGGGATCAAAGCGCGGGCGCTCTCAAACCAGGAGTATGAACTGAACTTTGTATCCTATAAAAAACTCCCTTTACGATTGGCTAAATCGGAACGGGATGCAGGCTACTACGTCTACGCGAACGTGAATCAGAAAAAGGTAATTCTAAGACGCCTTTATCTGCATATAGAAGGCGGGACCATGTGGAAGCCGAATGTAAAGTATATTCAGGTTGAAGGGATCAATGCGTCTACGGGAGAGAGTACTGTTGAACGTATTATGGTCTAG
- a CDS encoding inorganic phosphate transporter — MFGLETDVFILLFISLFAACAFEFVNGFHDTANAVATVIYTNSLKPTVAVVWSGICNFTGVLLGGIGVAMGIVNLLPVELLVDQNVYHSVAMVLALLLSAIIWNLGTWYFGIPSSSSHTLIGSILGVGLAFSTLPENTAGAAVNWDKAIETGEALLLSPLLGFSLAIVLMFVLRRLVAEDVKAQLFKEPKKNSEPPTWIRAVLIATCSLVSFFHGSNDGQKGVGLIMLILIGIVPYHFAIKSDLDPRLMQTNITGIEQTIAVLDSNQLSPINRDRLAQTRIELTELKLLINGALVDKKIPNEKRLDVRKDLLLINSNMKKITADEGANVSASQMATLNKSLGEESGLRRFTDYAPFWVILMIALSLGLGTMIGWRRIVVTVGEKIGKQHLTYAQGASAELVAATMIGVGTWLKLPISTTHVLSSGIAGSMVASKGVKNLQASTVRNIALAWVLTLPVSILLSFTLYIFFRWLL, encoded by the coding sequence ATGTTTGGATTAGAAACGGATGTTTTTATCCTCCTCTTCATCAGCTTATTTGCTGCTTGTGCTTTTGAATTTGTAAATGGTTTCCATGATACAGCCAACGCTGTAGCAACCGTCATTTATACCAATTCGCTGAAACCCACTGTTGCCGTTGTCTGGTCCGGTATTTGCAATTTCACTGGCGTATTGCTGGGTGGTATTGGCGTTGCAATGGGTATTGTAAACCTGCTACCTGTTGAATTACTGGTTGATCAGAACGTGTATCATAGCGTGGCTATGGTGCTGGCCTTGCTACTGAGCGCTATTATCTGGAATTTAGGAACGTGGTATTTTGGTATTCCCAGTTCAAGCTCGCATACACTCATTGGTTCCATCCTAGGCGTTGGCCTTGCTTTCTCAACCTTGCCTGAAAATACAGCCGGAGCCGCTGTTAACTGGGACAAAGCCATCGAAACCGGCGAAGCCTTATTACTATCGCCATTGCTGGGTTTCAGTCTCGCCATCGTATTGATGTTTGTACTTCGCCGGTTAGTGGCCGAGGACGTGAAAGCACAGCTTTTTAAAGAGCCTAAGAAAAACAGCGAACCACCTACCTGGATTCGGGCTGTATTGATTGCTACCTGTTCTTTAGTGAGTTTTTTCCACGGTAGTAATGATGGACAGAAAGGGGTTGGTTTGATTATGCTTATCCTGATTGGGATTGTGCCTTACCACTTTGCCATTAAATCCGACCTCGATCCAAGGTTGATGCAGACGAACATCACGGGTATCGAGCAAACCATTGCAGTGCTGGATTCCAATCAGCTTTCGCCCATTAACCGGGATCGGCTGGCACAAACCCGTATTGAACTGACTGAATTAAAGCTGCTAATAAACGGAGCACTTGTTGATAAGAAAATTCCGAACGAAAAACGTCTGGATGTCCGGAAGGATTTGCTGTTGATTAACAGCAATATGAAAAAAATTACGGCCGACGAAGGTGCCAACGTAAGTGCAAGCCAAATGGCGACTTTGAACAAAAGCCTTGGTGAAGAAAGTGGTTTGCGTCGGTTTACGGACTATGCACCGTTCTGGGTTATCCTGATGATTGCGCTTTCATTAGGCCTGGGTACCATGATTGGCTGGCGCCGGATTGTGGTAACGGTGGGTGAAAAAATTGGTAAGCAGCACCTGACTTACGCCCAGGGTGCATCTGCCGAATTAGTGGCTGCAACAATGATTGGAGTTGGCACTTGGTTGAAGTTGCCAATTAGTACCACACACGTTTTGTCATCTGGAATTGCCGGGAGTATGGTGGCCAGTAAAGGGGTTAAAAACCTGCAGGCTTCTACTGTTCGGAACATTGCTCTGGCCTGGGTACTTACCCTACCCGTTTCGATATTGCTATCGTTTACCCTCTATATTTTCTTCCGCTGGCTTTTGTAG
- a CDS encoding pyridoxine 5'-phosphate synthase: MTRLSVNINKIATIRNARGGNNPNLVQVALDCERFGAQGITVHPRPDERHIRYQDVLDLHDVVTTEFNIEGNPDDRFIELVKRVKPAQVTLVPDAPDAITSNAGWDTIRHADHLRQLIDTFKADGIRVSIFVDADERMVEGAKAVGTDRIELYTEPYATHYAENREAAVAPFVRAAKRANELGLGLNAGHDLSLENLRYFNEQVPGLEEVSIGHALICDALYFGLENTIQMYLRCLNRDYTD, from the coding sequence ATGACTCGTTTAAGCGTTAATATCAACAAAATTGCTACCATCCGGAATGCACGGGGTGGAAATAATCCAAATCTGGTACAGGTGGCTCTCGACTGCGAACGGTTCGGAGCACAGGGCATTACGGTTCACCCCCGTCCCGATGAGCGGCATATCCGCTATCAGGACGTTCTGGATCTTCACGACGTTGTTACAACTGAATTCAATATTGAAGGAAATCCCGATGATCGGTTCATCGAACTGGTAAAGCGGGTGAAGCCTGCTCAGGTAACACTCGTACCCGACGCTCCCGATGCCATTACCTCCAATGCCGGTTGGGATACCATTCGCCATGCCGATCACCTCCGTCAGTTAATTGACACCTTCAAAGCCGATGGCATTCGCGTGTCTATTTTCGTTGATGCCGACGAACGTATGGTGGAAGGTGCCAAAGCCGTTGGTACCGACCGAATCGAGTTATATACAGAACCCTACGCAACGCACTATGCCGAGAATCGAGAAGCTGCGGTGGCTCCGTTTGTTCGGGCGGCCAAACGAGCGAACGAACTAGGTCTGGGCCTGAACGCTGGCCACGACCTGAGTTTAGAAAATCTGCGTTATTTCAACGAGCAAGTGCCTGGGCTGGAAGAAGTTTCCATTGGCCATGCGCTTATTTGCGATGCGCTTTACTTTGGATTAGAGAATACGATTCAGATGTATTTACGCTGTCTGAACCGGGATTACACTGATTAA
- a CDS encoding phosphatase PAP2 family protein, producing the protein MTPTSSITSPSRYKQILTLSIVSLGYLLLSFILVGFKSDQLVLVGLVNALFFASDQSRKFLIGFSIFIVYWIIFDYMKAFPNYQYNDVHIKSLYLLEKSLFGIPVDSSVLTPNEYWLAHRTTFFNVLTGLFYVSWIPVPLLFATYLFIKNRPAFFPLALTFVLVNLLGFIIYYLYPAAPPWYVQLYGFTFHPHTPGNTAGLANFDQYFGISLFSGIYAKSSNVFAAMPSLHSSYPVIVLYYGIKNKLGLVNLFFAVVMVGIWFSAVYTSHHYVLDVMAGITCAVIGITLFNQVYKTRWLTGFIQRMTALTA; encoded by the coding sequence ATGACACCTACTTCCTCAATTACCAGCCCATCTCGTTACAAACAGATTCTAACACTAAGTATCGTCTCACTGGGTTATCTGCTGCTATCCTTTATACTGGTTGGCTTTAAGTCAGATCAGTTGGTGTTGGTTGGGCTAGTGAATGCGCTATTCTTTGCTTCCGACCAGAGCCGTAAGTTTCTAATCGGGTTTTCAATCTTCATTGTGTACTGGATCATTTTCGACTACATGAAAGCGTTTCCAAACTACCAATACAATGATGTACACATCAAATCCCTGTATTTACTTGAGAAGAGCCTGTTTGGTATTCCCGTAGACTCCTCAGTGCTAACGCCCAATGAGTACTGGCTGGCCCACCGAACAACATTTTTTAACGTACTGACCGGGCTGTTTTATGTAAGCTGGATTCCTGTTCCTCTGCTGTTCGCTACCTACCTTTTCATCAAAAATCGACCAGCGTTCTTTCCCCTGGCGCTGACGTTTGTGCTGGTTAATCTGCTTGGCTTTATTATCTACTATCTATATCCCGCTGCTCCACCCTGGTACGTACAGCTGTATGGCTTTACTTTTCATCCGCACACACCTGGAAACACCGCTGGCTTAGCCAATTTTGATCAGTATTTTGGTATTTCACTCTTCAGTGGTATTTATGCCAAAAGCTCGAATGTGTTTGCGGCTATGCCTTCGCTTCATTCGTCGTATCCCGTGATTGTTTTGTACTACGGCATAAAAAATAAGCTGGGACTGGTCAATCTATTTTTTGCGGTTGTGATGGTGGGTATCTGGTTTTCTGCCGTTTATACAAGCCATCATTATGTACTGGATGTTATGGCGGGCATTACCTGCGCTGTGATCGGCATTACGCTTTTTAATCAAGTATATAAAACGCGCTGGCTAACGGGTTTTATTCAGCGAATGACCGCGTTAACGGCTTAG
- the rlmN gene encoding 23S rRNA (adenine(2503)-C(2))-methyltransferase RlmN, protein MKQDIRKLTAVQLKDWFTQNGEQGFRAKQVHEWLWKKSALSFEQMTNLSLPTRELLNTNFEIRPLTVDQQQRSNDGTIKSSFRLFDGNLVEGVLIPSLRHDDRDDGPTARMTACVSSQVGCSLTCKFCATGYMDRKRNLDAAEIYDQVVAIDRQAKDNYDVPLSNIVYMGMGEPLLNYKNVLESVDRITSADGLGMSPKRITVSTAGIAKMIRQLGDDAVKFNLALSLHAANDQKRDQIMPINESNTLEALGDALGYFYKKTGTRITFEYILFYNFNDTLQDAQELWKFTKRVPAKINIIEYNPIAEANFKNTDPQTLDKFAGFLETKGVTVNVRRSRGKDIDAACGQLAGKK, encoded by the coding sequence ATGAAACAAGACATCCGTAAACTGACTGCGGTTCAGTTAAAAGACTGGTTTACTCAAAACGGCGAACAAGGGTTCCGAGCCAAACAGGTCCATGAATGGCTTTGGAAAAAATCGGCACTTTCGTTTGAGCAGATGACGAATCTGTCGCTGCCAACGCGCGAGTTGCTGAATACAAACTTTGAGATTCGTCCATTAACTGTCGATCAGCAGCAGCGCAGCAACGACGGTACGATTAAATCCTCATTTCGACTTTTTGATGGCAATCTGGTAGAAGGCGTTCTGATTCCATCGCTGCGCCATGACGACCGTGACGACGGACCGACAGCCCGAATGACTGCCTGTGTATCAAGTCAGGTGGGTTGTTCGCTGACCTGTAAGTTCTGCGCAACGGGCTACATGGATCGCAAGCGGAATCTCGACGCTGCTGAAATCTACGACCAGGTGGTAGCCATCGACCGGCAGGCGAAGGATAATTACGATGTTCCCCTCTCCAACATTGTGTACATGGGCATGGGTGAGCCGCTATTGAATTATAAAAACGTACTGGAATCCGTGGACCGTATTACGTCGGCTGATGGATTGGGTATGTCGCCGAAGCGGATTACGGTGTCAACGGCGGGTATTGCTAAAATGATTCGGCAACTTGGCGACGATGCCGTGAAGTTCAATCTTGCGCTTTCGCTCCATGCCGCCAATGATCAGAAGCGGGATCAGATTATGCCCATCAACGAGAGTAATACGCTGGAGGCTTTGGGCGATGCACTGGGTTATTTCTACAAGAAAACGGGAACCCGTATTACGTTCGAGTATATCCTCTTTTATAATTTCAACGATACCTTGCAGGACGCCCAGGAACTCTGGAAATTCACAAAGCGCGTTCCGGCTAAGATCAATATTATTGAATACAACCCGATTGCCGAGGCTAATTTTAAAAATACCGATCCCCAGACACTAGATAAATTCGCAGGCTTTTTAGAAACTAAAGGCGTAACGGTAAATGTGCGTCGGAGTCGTGGCAAAGATATTGATGCGGCCTGTGGTCAACTAGCGGGGAAGAAGTAG
- the prfA gene encoding peptide chain release factor 1 gives MLDQLEAIRERFNEVAQQIVQPEAVSDQKRFMKLSKEYKDLEKIVVQYQAYTQLLEEIENAKQIIATEKDEDFREMAKGELDELVPRRDTLEETLKEMLMPKDPNDSKNVILEIRGGTGGDEAAIFAGDIFRMYQRFCEKMGWKMSLVDYTEGTSGGYKEIITEVEGEDVYGKLKFESGVHRVQRVPATETQGRIHTSAASVAVLPEAEEVDVDINMNDIRKDTFCSSGAGGQSVNTTYSAVRLTHIPTGLVVQCQDERSQLKNFDKALTVLRSRLYEIELQKHNDAIASQRKTMVGSGDRSDKIRTYNYPQSRVTDHRIGLTVYNLPAVMDGGIGEFIEQLRIAENAERLKEGATA, from the coding sequence ATGCTTGACCAGTTAGAAGCCATTCGTGAACGCTTCAACGAAGTAGCTCAACAAATTGTGCAGCCCGAGGCCGTTTCGGACCAGAAGCGCTTCATGAAGCTAAGTAAAGAATATAAGGATTTAGAAAAGATTGTTGTGCAGTACCAGGCGTACACCCAACTGCTCGAAGAAATTGAAAATGCCAAGCAAATCATCGCAACCGAGAAGGACGAAGATTTCCGGGAAATGGCCAAAGGCGAGTTAGACGAGCTAGTGCCTCGTCGGGATACGCTGGAGGAAACGCTTAAGGAAATGCTGATGCCCAAAGACCCCAACGATAGTAAAAACGTTATCCTCGAAATTCGCGGGGGGACCGGGGGCGATGAGGCCGCCATTTTTGCGGGCGATATTTTCCGGATGTACCAACGCTTCTGCGAGAAAATGGGCTGGAAAATGTCTCTCGTCGATTATACAGAGGGTACATCAGGTGGTTATAAAGAAATTATCACCGAAGTAGAAGGGGAAGATGTATACGGCAAGCTCAAGTTTGAATCGGGAGTTCACCGTGTGCAACGCGTACCCGCAACCGAAACCCAGGGCCGGATTCACACGTCAGCCGCCAGCGTAGCCGTACTTCCCGAAGCCGAAGAGGTAGACGTTGACATTAACATGAACGACATTCGCAAGGACACGTTCTGTTCATCGGGGGCGGGTGGTCAGTCGGTTAACACGACCTATTCAGCGGTTCGTTTGACCCACATTCCAACGGGTCTGGTGGTTCAGTGTCAGGACGAACGATCGCAGTTGAAAAATTTCGATAAAGCCTTAACGGTATTACGTTCCCGCCTGTACGAAATCGAGTTACAGAAACACAATGATGCCATTGCTTCGCAGCGCAAAACGATGGTAGGTAGTGGCGACCGTTCCGATAAAATCCGGACCTATAATTACCCCCAAAGTCGCGTTACCGACCATCGCATTGGTCTTACAGTATATAATCTCCCTGCCGTTATGGACGGTGGTATCGGTGAATTTATCGAGCAACTCCGCATCGCTGAAAACGCCGAGCGGCTGAAAGAAGGCGCAACGGCTTAA
- the mnmH gene encoding tRNA 2-selenouridine(34) synthase MnmH encodes MIHKLSVDAFLDKAQDLPVIDVRSPGEYDHAHIPGAISIPLFDNEERALVGTKYKNAGKDAAVLLGLSLVGPKLADFVKQSKKLNPATKEVLVHCWRGGMRSGSFAWLLDTAGLTASTLIGGYKAYRNAVLAAFSEPRNLIILGGKTGSGKTDILKELARQGELVIDLEGLAHHKGSTYGAIGQLPQPATEQFENQLFTKWRQLDQFPESSSRRVWLEDESRSIGSCFIPMPLWQQMRVAPVAFIDLPKEIRIQRLVAEYAGIDPATLFTATERIRKRLGGKVTKDALDALARQDYATVADLTLDYYDKAYLHGLSLRDADRIHSIDIKEDNPPETARQLIEWANASSLGSPVNANY; translated from the coding sequence ATGATTCATAAGTTATCCGTTGATGCTTTTTTAGACAAAGCCCAGGACCTACCCGTTATTGACGTTCGGTCGCCGGGGGAGTATGACCATGCGCATATTCCGGGTGCCATCAGCATTCCACTGTTTGATAATGAGGAACGGGCGCTGGTCGGCACGAAGTATAAGAACGCGGGGAAAGATGCGGCTGTGCTACTTGGTCTTAGTTTGGTCGGGCCAAAACTTGCCGATTTTGTTAAACAATCGAAAAAACTCAATCCCGCAACTAAAGAAGTACTTGTACATTGCTGGCGGGGTGGTATGCGTAGTGGCTCCTTCGCGTGGTTGTTAGATACGGCTGGCCTGACGGCTTCCACACTTATCGGCGGCTACAAAGCGTATCGTAACGCTGTTCTGGCGGCTTTTTCAGAACCCCGAAATCTGATAATTCTGGGCGGAAAAACAGGGAGTGGCAAAACGGATATACTAAAAGAACTGGCCCGACAAGGAGAGCTGGTCATTGATCTTGAAGGACTGGCGCACCATAAAGGGTCGACCTATGGTGCCATCGGCCAGTTACCGCAACCTGCCACGGAGCAATTCGAAAATCAGCTGTTTACGAAGTGGCGACAACTTGACCAGTTCCCCGAATCATCCTCCCGCCGAGTATGGCTCGAAGACGAAAGTAGAAGTATAGGCTCCTGCTTTATTCCAATGCCACTCTGGCAACAAATGAGGGTTGCCCCTGTAGCCTTTATCGACCTTCCCAAAGAAATCCGTATTCAGCGACTAGTAGCCGAATACGCCGGAATCGACCCAGCGACCCTCTTTACCGCAACCGAACGGATTCGGAAACGACTCGGCGGAAAAGTGACGAAAGACGCGCTGGATGCACTAGCCCGTCAGGATTATGCTACCGTTGCTGATTTGACACTGGATTATTACGATAAAGCCTACCTGCACGGGCTGTCTCTGCGCGATGCTGACCGTATTCACTCAATAGACATTAAGGAAGATAACCCACCAGAAACAGCACGGCAACTAATTGAGTGGGCCAATGCCAGCAGTTTGGGCTCGCCAGTCAACGCCAATTACTAG
- a CDS encoding CvpA family protein: protein MIIPLAWGVFNGYRKGLLVEIVAVIAFVVAMIVGFKFLAFGIDLLSPYISRELARKILPWLGFSVIFFPTVLMINQMGLAIRRSLKYSVLGTFDSVAGAAVGLFTWVFGISVILWLLSHMGVKMPARQAETAFLYPYIRPIAPKVMDKAAVWVPKGLEAGKKWRAENVKSERVKE, encoded by the coding sequence ATGATCATCCCCCTTGCCTGGGGCGTTTTTAACGGCTATCGCAAAGGCCTCCTGGTGGAGATCGTAGCCGTTATTGCCTTTGTGGTAGCCATGATTGTCGGGTTTAAATTTCTGGCTTTTGGTATTGACTTGCTCAGTCCCTACATCAGCCGCGAATTGGCCCGGAAAATCCTGCCATGGCTAGGCTTTTCGGTGATCTTCTTCCCAACTGTATTGATGATCAATCAGATGGGGTTGGCCATCCGACGGTCGCTTAAGTATTCTGTACTGGGAACATTTGATAGTGTAGCAGGAGCCGCTGTAGGTCTTTTTACATGGGTCTTTGGAATTAGTGTTATCCTTTGGTTGTTAAGCCATATGGGCGTAAAAATGCCCGCTCGCCAGGCAGAAACGGCATTCTTGTATCCTTACATACGGCCTATTGCGCCCAAAGTGATGGATAAAGCAGCCGTTTGGGTACCGAAAGGGCTCGAAGCCGGAAAAAAATGGCGGGCAGAAAATGTAAAGAGCGAAAGAGTAAAAGAGTGA
- a CDS encoding GatB/YqeY domain-containing protein yields MALKAQIDADIKQAMLAKDQDKLRALRAVKSMILLEETKEGQTGELKPEDETKILTKAVKQRKDSADIYRQQNRPDLLAVEEAEIAVIEQYLPKQLSESELKEKLQAIIIRLGASVPSDMGKVMGVATKELAGQTDGKAISAMVKVLLQ; encoded by the coding sequence ATGGCATTAAAAGCACAAATTGACGCCGATATAAAACAGGCTATGCTGGCTAAAGATCAGGACAAACTTCGCGCGTTACGAGCCGTGAAGTCCATGATCCTGCTCGAAGAAACCAAAGAAGGTCAAACCGGCGAACTAAAACCCGAAGACGAAACTAAAATTCTGACCAAAGCGGTAAAGCAGCGGAAAGACTCTGCCGACATCTATCGCCAACAGAATCGCCCTGATTTGCTGGCTGTAGAAGAAGCGGAGATTGCGGTTATTGAGCAGTATCTGCCCAAGCAGCTTTCCGAATCCGAACTGAAAGAAAAACTACAGGCTATCATTATCCGCCTTGGTGCCTCCGTGCCATCGGATATGGGTAAAGTAATGGGCGTAGCAACTAAAGAACTAGCTGGCCAGACTGATGGAAAAGCCATTTCGGCCATGGTGAAGGTATTGTTACAATGA